TCCGAGACGCTGCGCGCCTCATGGGCGTCGTCCTGATAGTCGAAGGCCAGGAACTCCGGCAAAGGCCGCATGCGCTTGGCCGCCCGCTCCGGGTCGAACGGGCGGTCCTGGTCCAGACCGTAGTCCCACTCCATGTTGACCGCGACGCCTTCAGTGAGCCAGCGCGGGGCGTGTCCGGCCGCAGAACCGGACGAGGCGGCCAAGAAAAAATCGTCGAAGAACAGGTGCCCCAGCTCATGGGCCAGGATGCGGCGCAGGTCCGGGCTCTGGAAGGCGGAGATCCGGCGCCGGGCGAGGTCCACCTGCGCGGCGGTCCAGGGCTTGACTCCGGGCTGGGCCCGGTAGGAGTCGGAGCTCTTATACAAATACAGCTCTATCTTGGCGTCCTTGGCCCAGGGAGAGAATAGGACGAGGTCGAGGGATACCTTGGCGTGCAGGCCCTCGAGCTCGTTGAGCAGTCCCTCAGGGGGATAGAAGGCTTCGCTGTAAACGGTGAAATGCTCGGAGTCCACGCGCTGGAACTCGGGAGGCTCGGCGGCCGAGGCCGCCAGAGTTCCGGCGCCGAGCGTGAGCCCCAACAGACAGCCCCAGATCATCGCTGCCCGCGGCCCGCCGGGGCGAACACGCTCTCCTGGGCGGCCTTCTGGAGGACGCGGGCGACGGCGGGGTCCAGGCCGAGGGGGCTGGCGCCGAGCGCCCCTTTGCGCAGCAGGGCCGAGTAGAAGACGCAGGCGGCCAGGTAGGTGCCGGCGGCCGAGGGATGTACGCCGTCGCCGTCATAGAGCTCGATCTCGGGATGGGCATGCCGGACGCGGCTCCAGGCCGTGCCGACCGGGGCCAGGACCGCGGAGGTCCGCGCGGCCAGGCGGTCGAAAGTCCAAGTGATGCGCCGCTGCTGGCTCTCGTAGGTGCAGACCGCGGGTATGGCCTTGCAGTTCTCGCTGTCCCCGCTCTTGCGGCCCCAGGCGGCGAAGAACACGGTCTTGGCCCGGGGGTTGGCGGCGTGGATGAGCCCATCGAGGCGCACCGCGTAGGGGACCGTCTCAGCGTCTATCTGGGAGTCGTCGAAGCCGGGCATTTGGCTCTGCTCCTGGAGCACGACGAAGTCCCAGGGGCGGGCCTTGATCTTGGCCAAAGATTGCTCGTCCCGGGCATGGTCCATGAGGCGATAGCCGCCCTTGACGGAGGCGTCCGCGGCCACGGTGTCGCCGAAGGAGCGGGCCACAGCGGTCAGCGTGCCGGGCAGGTCGTTGACGGAGGTGTAGCTGTTGCCAAGGAAAAGGACCTGGAGTGGGGCGGGGGCCTCCCCTGACCGAGCATCGGTCACGGCCCAGAGGGCCGCGAGGAGGATAAGCCGGAGCAATAGTCTCATGACGAGTCATTATATCGCACTTATGCTCCGGCAGGTTTGACAGGGCGGCGGCGCAATGGTAGATTCAGGCCATGCGGCACTGCATCCTGATTCTGCTTTCCGCCGCCTCTTTGTCGGGCTGCCAGGAGCAGATGACCTTCGGAGACCTGGACCGCAAGCTGGGCGTGGGCGAGCTCTGCGCGGCCCTGCGCAAAGGCGACCCCGCCGCTGCCGCCGTGCCTCTGGAGCCGGCCCCAGGCATCAGGCCCTCCATCCCGGGCTTGGCCCAGGCGCTCCTCGGCCATAAAGACGAGCCCTTCCGCGACGTCGCGCCCTTGCGCATCTTCGAAGCCCTGCCCAGGGACCAGGGCCCCATCGAGTCCTGCGCCCCCGGAAACTTCACCATGAGCGGCGACGAGATCACCAAGGAGATGTACCTGGAGTATCCCCGCTCGCGGCAGACGATCACCTTGCGCTACCGGGCCGCCACCTCTCCGCGGCTCAAGTCATTCGTGGTCGGCGGCATGGAGTCGCGCAGCCCGGGCCAAGCCCCGCCCGACGCGGAGGCGAAAAGGGTGGCCAGGTTCGTTGAGAATCTCGACCGGCTGGAGAAGGGCCTGCCGGTCGAAAAGGAGCCGGTGGACGCCGGGCAGAGCCAGGCGCCCCGGCCGGGGCCGCGCTTTGTGGGAGAGTCGGACCGGGCCTACAACGATTGGTCCGCGCTGGAGAAGCGCTTCCTGGCCGGCTTGCGTTCCGCGGACTCCAACGAGTGGGCGGCGGTGCAAGCCGACGCGGCGGCCTTGACGCTGCAGACGCGGACGATGCTCGACCATCTGGCGCAGGACACGGCCAAGCCTGCAGGGCCGGCCAGCAGAAGGCCGGCCTATTACGCCCAGGCCAAGGTCTACGCCGAGTCCTTGGACCGGTGCGCCACCCAGCTGTTGGAGATGTCGCAGAAGATGCAGGGCCGCTCGACTCGACCGGACTCCTATCCGGATGCCGCGCTCGTTGCCGACATGGAGAGGCACAATGCCCTGAAGCTGGAGCTGCAGCGGCAGACCTTCGCTTTGCGCGACGCGCGGTGAGCAGGCTTTATATAATACCAGCCGGACCCAGAGGTGAACACATGAAACTCTCCTTCAAGACCTGCCTAGCCGCCGCGGCCTTGCTGGCCGCGGGCTGGACCGCCGCGTCCGCCGCCGACGAAGCCAAGGACTCTTTGCCGGACGCCGCGTCCCAGCTCGCGGCCGGACTGCTCTCCCAGGCCTCGTCTTTGCGGGGCAAGAGCGTGGCCGTCGGTGAGATCGCGCCCCCGCAGGGTGGCCCCACCGAGCTCTCGGTGCGGTGCGCCGAGGCCCTGGAGGCCGCCTTGATGCTCCCGGCCAAGGGGCGGGAGCTCAAGGTGCTCGACCGCCGCAACCTGGAGTCCTTGGCCAAGGAGTGGGAGCTCGACAACAAGGGCTTCATCGAGGATTCCACCGCCAAGCAGGCCGGCAAGCTGCTGGGCGTAGACGTCCTGCTGCTGGGCAAGTACGCGTTCCCGGAGAAGAAGCTCATCGAGCTGCGCGCCTCTTTGGTGGACACCGAGTCCGGGCAGATCCTGGCCGCGGCCACGTCTTTGGTCAAGGCCGACAAGCGCCTGCGCGCGGCGAGCGAGAAGCTCGCGCCCGAGCCGGCGGCCAAGGCCGCGCCCCGGCCCGGCAAGGCCGAGCCGCTCAAGGTCGAGGTCTGGACCGATAAGACCGAGTACAAACCCGGAGAGAAGTTCCGGGTCAGCGTGAAGGCCAACCAGGACTGCCATCTGACCCTCATCGACGTGGGCACCAGCGGCTCGGTCAGCGTCATCTTCCCCAACCATCAGGCCCCGGACAACGCGGTCAAGGCGGGCGTGACCTACACCATACCGGACCCGGCCGCGGGCTTCGAGTTCGAGGTGAGCGGCCCGGCGGGCAGGGAGCTGGTGCGCGCCATCGCCTCGCATGAGCCGGCCGTGGACCTGGCCGACGCGGTGGGCAAGACCACGGCCGAGAGTCCCTTCGCCGAGCTCAAGGATGAGGCCCCGGCCCTGACCCGGGACATCCACGTGAAGGCCAAGAAGGCCAAGCCCGGAGAGTGGAGCGAGGCGGTCCTGCAGCTGAAGATCCGTTAGCGCGCGGCTTCAGCCGCGGCCGGTGACCAAGAAGGCGGCCCAGAAATACGGGGCCAGGCCCTTGCGGACCATCTCGAGCTGGGCCAGGCGCAGGCTCTCCGCCAGGCCCTCTTTCTTCTCCAGCCCGGCGTAAAGGCTTCCCATCAGCTCGGCGGTCGCCTTGTCGTCTATGCTCCACAAGGTCGCCAGCACGGACGGCGCGCCCGCGTAGAGGAAGGAGCGGTTCAAGCCCACGATCTCGCTGCCCGTGGCCGAGCGGCCCAAGGCCGTCTTGCAGGCGCTCAGGACCACGGCGCTGCCCTTGAAGCGCAGCTTGAAGATGTCCAGCGCGCTCAGGCGCCCCGCGTCGGCCGCGGTCGGCGCCAAAAGCAGTCCGGATTCCAGCGGCGTCTCCTCGGAGTAGTTGCCGTGCGCCGCGAAGTGGGCCACGTCGAAATCCCCCCCGAGCAGCTCCTTGGCCTTCTCCCCGGTGGCGGCCTTGCCCGTGAACACGACGGCCGATGGGAAGCGTCCCTTGATGGCCGCCACCTCGGCCTCCGCGGAGGGCAGGTCGAACTCGCGCCGGCCCAGGTCCGGGTTGCCGAAGGCCAGGACCCGGAGACTGGCTTGCGGCTTGCGCTCGGCGAGGTACTCCAGCACCCCCGCGTTGGGCAGGCTGAAGAGGGCGCGACTCTCGATCAGGTACTTGCCTTGGTCGCTCAAGGCCGAGAACGGCAGGTAGTAAAGCGCGTCGTGCGGCGCCAAGCCGATGTTCGGCGCGGTCACGAAGGGCAGGATGGGCTTGAGCAGGATGTCGTAGAGCTTCTGGGAGAGGGCCTTGGTCGCGGCCTGGTCCTTGGCCTGGATGGCCTTCAGGAACGAGGCCACCAGCGCGCGCAGGTCCTCGCGGCCGAGCTTGACGCGCTCCAGGTGCACCTTGTCCCGGTCCACGGCCCAGACGTAGAGGGTCTGGTCCGTCACGAAATAGTCCAGCAAGGCGGTGTCGGCGGGGAGCCTGGCCTGGATGACGGACGGCGCCGGCGACTGGACCGAGACCAAGGAGGCCAGCTCGGTGTTCTCGCGCTTGACTTTGACCACGATGTCCCGGTAGGCGCCCTCGGCCTTGGCCAAGCCGGCGAGGAGCTCCTGGGCGGCCGGATCGCTGCGGGCCGCGGCCAGCCGCTTGCCCAGGCCCGCCACCTCCTGGTCGGCGGCCTGTTCCTGGCGCAGCAGCGAGCGTTCCGCGGGGCTGCGGCCGAGGTCCTGGCCCGCGAGCAGGTCCACCAGCAACCGGGCCTTGGAATGCTCCGCGTAGTCCAGAGCCCCGGCGGAATCCCCCTCCCGGGCCAGGACCTCCACCAAGGCCTCGTAGACCACCTGGCGGTTGAAGAGATAGCTCTCCTTGAGCTGGTCGATGACCAAGGCCGAGCGCTGAGCCTCGATGATAGCCGCGGCCTCCTTGAGCGCCGCGATGGCGCCCGGCGCGTTGCCGAAGCCCGTCTCGTAGCGCGACAGGATGAACTTGGCCCAGATCTGGTAGAAGGGGAAGCGGTAGCGGTCCGCGAGCTCGTTGAGCTCCCGCGCCGCCTTGAGGCCGGCGGTGATGTCCTGCTTGAGCAGGAAGACCTGCTCGCGGAAGAACAGGCTGTCCACCTCGCCTACGCGATAGCCTTCCTCCCGCGCCAGCCGGGAGGCTCGGTCCAGGTGATTGAAGGCGGTGTCCCAATCCCCCTTGATCCCGGCGGCCAGGCCCAGGAAGTTGTTGACGTTGGTCTCCATGATCCGGAACACGTCGGGCGGGGTGAAGGAGCCCGGCTTGGTCTTGCGGATGGCGGAGTTGAGGTCGAGGACCCGCCGCAGATGCGCGATCCCCTCGTCCTGGCGGGCGCGGATGGCGGCGAGCATGGCCGGATCGAAATCCAGGAGGCTGTATTTCTTGGTCATGCGCGGCACGTAGTCGGCGAGGATGGCCGCGATGCCGCTCTCCAGCTCGGAGTCGCGCCGCAGCATCATGAAGTCGAAGTCCTTGCCGTAGCCCTCGTTGGCGGCGCAGGAGCGCTGGAAATCCGACAGGGCCTGGGCGTAGTCGCCGTTCATGAGGTGGTAGTGCCCGTAGTTGTGGGCGACGAAGGCGTCCATTGGGGCGGACGGCCAGTCCTTCTCCTTCTGCCGGATCAGGTCGAAGGCCTCGCGCACCCGGCCGAACTCGTAGAGGGCGAAGACCTTGCGGTTCAGCGCCGAGCCCTCGCCGCCGGCGTTGCCGCGCTTGCGGAACTCGGACAGCGCCCGGTCATAGAAATGCAGGGTCCTGGTCTCATCGCCCAAGGACTCGAAATGCATGCCCACGCTCATGAAGATGTAGGGG
This Elusimicrobiota bacterium DNA region includes the following protein-coding sequences:
- a CDS encoding SGNH/GDSL hydrolase family protein; this translates as MRLLLRLILLAALWAVTDARSGEAPAPLQVLFLGNSYTSVNDLPGTLTAVARSFGDTVAADASVKGGYRLMDHARDEQSLAKIKARPWDFVVLQEQSQMPGFDDSQIDAETVPYAVRLDGLIHAANPRAKTVFFAAWGRKSGDSENCKAIPAVCTYESQQRRITWTFDRLAARTSAVLAPVGTAWSRVRHAHPEIELYDGDGVHPSAAGTYLAACVFYSALLRKGALGASPLGLDPAVARVLQKAAQESVFAPAGRGQR
- a CDS encoding DUF4384 domain-containing protein, with amino-acid sequence MKLSFKTCLAAAALLAAGWTAASAADEAKDSLPDAASQLAAGLLSQASSLRGKSVAVGEIAPPQGGPTELSVRCAEALEAALMLPAKGRELKVLDRRNLESLAKEWELDNKGFIEDSTAKQAGKLLGVDVLLLGKYAFPEKKLIELRASLVDTESGQILAAATSLVKADKRLRAASEKLAPEPAAKAAPRPGKAEPLKVEVWTDKTEYKPGEKFRVSVKANQDCHLTLIDVGTSGSVSVIFPNHQAPDNAVKAGVTYTIPDPAAGFEFEVSGPAGRELVRAIASHEPAVDLADAVGKTTAESPFAELKDEAPALTRDIHVKAKKAKPGEWSEAVLQLKIR
- a CDS encoding CHAT domain-containing protein, with the translated sequence MTRIMPAPPDFMVKIRLDGPFDKDIPAESVKQLKGASVGADWGIPYIFMSVGMHFESLGDETRTLHFYDRALSEFRKRGNAGGEGSALNRKVFALYEFGRVREAFDLIRQKEKDWPSAPMDAFVAHNYGHYHLMNGDYAQALSDFQRSCAANEGYGKDFDFMMLRRDSELESGIAAILADYVPRMTKKYSLLDFDPAMLAAIRARQDEGIAHLRRVLDLNSAIRKTKPGSFTPPDVFRIMETNVNNFLGLAAGIKGDWDTAFNHLDRASRLAREEGYRVGEVDSLFFREQVFLLKQDITAGLKAARELNELADRYRFPFYQIWAKFILSRYETGFGNAPGAIAALKEAAAIIEAQRSALVIDQLKESYLFNRQVVYEALVEVLAREGDSAGALDYAEHSKARLLVDLLAGQDLGRSPAERSLLRQEQAADQEVAGLGKRLAAARSDPAAQELLAGLAKAEGAYRDIVVKVKRENTELASLVSVQSPAPSVIQARLPADTALLDYFVTDQTLYVWAVDRDKVHLERVKLGREDLRALVASFLKAIQAKDQAATKALSQKLYDILLKPILPFVTAPNIGLAPHDALYYLPFSALSDQGKYLIESRALFSLPNAGVLEYLAERKPQASLRVLAFGNPDLGRREFDLPSAEAEVAAIKGRFPSAVVFTGKAATGEKAKELLGGDFDVAHFAAHGNYSEETPLESGLLLAPTAADAGRLSALDIFKLRFKGSAVVLSACKTALGRSATGSEIVGLNRSFLYAGAPSVLATLWSIDDKATAELMGSLYAGLEKKEGLAESLRLAQLEMVRKGLAPYFWAAFLVTGRG